The following are encoded in a window of Myxococcales bacterium genomic DNA:
- a CDS encoding OPT family oligopeptide transporter, with translation MAQEEARKEATGDFVGIDPTGKNPEEIELEWFENHYKGDVPQLTVRAVIMGMFLGGFMSLSNLYIGLKTGWGLGVAITACILSYSLGALLQKLRVLRGNLSIMENNCMQATASSAGYSTGGTMVSAIAALLMIEGHHLNFWVLFFWTIFLAMLGVVMTIPMKRQMINVEQLKFPSGVAGAETLRSLYAEGEAAKKKARSLFYAMFAGMGVAFVRDNGFSWYPEALRLPSYFQFMNDKIKILGHTLHEWTLDWENSAIMIAAGALIGIRTAWSMMLGGIVNFGLLAPWMYANGSIVTNAKGLLGYRQIVDWSLWIGASLMVTSGLLTFAFSWRTIGRAFSGLKDIFGGPKGPVNPRIEAMDKVEIPGTWFVIGMLVAGLGCVSLEIVAFSINWWMGILSVVLTFFLAIVACRATGETDITPIGAMGKITQLMYGILAPASGVPGGAAAAMKINLMTAGVTAGAAGSSADLLTVLKTGYLLGANPRKQFIAQFLGIFAGALVIVPAFYLLVPTADILGGDKFPAPAAQVWKGVAELLSQGLAVLSTTKRWGLVIGGFIGIILAILDKVVPAKYRKYYPSAMGLGLAFVIPFWNTFSMFVGAFIVWILEKKSPKWAEAYVIPIASGVIAGESLMGVGLNLATINPNEILTAIKGGAAATPQPAAILPTPDVTAILPTPTPMP, from the coding sequence ATGGCGCAGGAAGAAGCCCGTAAAGAGGCGACCGGTGATTTTGTCGGCATCGATCCCACCGGCAAAAATCCCGAGGAAATCGAGCTGGAGTGGTTTGAGAATCACTACAAGGGCGACGTGCCGCAACTGACCGTACGCGCCGTGATCATGGGCATGTTCCTCGGCGGCTTCATGAGCCTGTCGAATTTGTACATCGGCCTGAAAACCGGCTGGGGATTGGGCGTCGCCATCACCGCCTGTATCCTTTCGTATTCGCTCGGCGCGCTTTTGCAAAAACTCCGCGTACTGCGCGGCAATCTGTCGATCATGGAAAACAACTGCATGCAGGCCACCGCCAGTTCGGCCGGCTATTCGACCGGCGGCACGATGGTCAGCGCCATCGCCGCGCTGTTGATGATCGAAGGGCATCACCTGAATTTCTGGGTGCTTTTCTTCTGGACCATCTTTCTGGCGATGCTCGGCGTGGTGATGACCATCCCGATGAAGCGGCAGATGATCAACGTCGAACAACTGAAGTTCCCGTCAGGCGTCGCCGGCGCCGAAACGCTGCGCAGCCTGTACGCCGAGGGCGAAGCGGCGAAGAAAAAAGCGCGCTCGCTGTTTTACGCCATGTTCGCCGGCATGGGTGTCGCATTCGTGCGCGACAATGGTTTCTCGTGGTACCCCGAAGCGTTGCGCCTGCCTTCTTACTTCCAATTCATGAACGACAAGATCAAGATCCTCGGCCACACCCTGCACGAGTGGACGCTGGACTGGGAAAATAGCGCGATCATGATCGCCGCCGGCGCGCTGATCGGCATCCGCACCGCCTGGTCGATGATGCTGGGCGGCATCGTGAATTTCGGCCTGCTCGCGCCGTGGATGTACGCCAACGGCAGCATCGTGACCAACGCCAAGGGCCTGCTGGGCTACCGGCAGATCGTCGACTGGTCGTTGTGGATCGGCGCCTCGCTGATGGTCACCTCGGGCCTGCTGACCTTCGCCTTCAGTTGGCGCACCATCGGCCGCGCGTTTTCCGGTTTGAAAGACATTTTCGGCGGTCCGAAAGGGCCGGTGAATCCGCGCATCGAAGCGATGGACAAGGTGGAGATTCCCGGCACGTGGTTCGTCATCGGCATGTTGGTGGCGGGCCTGGGCTGCGTGTCCCTCGAAATCGTCGCGTTCTCCATCAACTGGTGGATGGGCATTCTCTCGGTCGTGCTGACGTTCTTCCTGGCGATCGTCGCCTGCCGCGCCACCGGCGAAACCGACATCACGCCGATCGGCGCGATGGGCAAGATCACCCAATTGATGTACGGCATCCTCGCCCCGGCCAGCGGCGTTCCCGGCGGTGCCGCGGCGGCGATGAAAATCAACCTGATGACGGCGGGCGTGACGGCGGGCGCGGCCGGTTCGTCGGCCGACTTGCTGACGGTGCTCAAAACCGGCTATCTGCTCGGCGCCAATCCGCGCAAGCAATTCATCGCGCAGTTCCTGGGCATCTTCGCCGGCGCGCTGGTGATCGTGCCGGCGTTCTACCTACTGGTGCCGACCGCCGACATCCTGGGCGGCGACAAATTCCCCGCGCCGGCCGCGCAGGTCTGGAAAGGCGTGGCGGAACTGCTCAGCCAGGGCCTGGCGGTGCTTTCGACCACCAAGCGCTGGGGCCTGGTGATCGGCGGCTTCATCGGCATCATCCTGGCGATCCTCGACAAGGTCGTGCCGGCCAAATACCGGAAATATTATCCGAGCGCGATGGGCCTCGGCCTGGCGTTCGTCATCCCCTTCTGGAACACCTTCTCGATGTTCGTCGGCGCGTTCATCGTCTGGATCCTCGAGAAGAAATCGCCGAAATGGGCCGAAGCCTACGTCATTCCCATCGCCAGCGGCGTAATCGCCGGCGAAAGCTTGATGGGCGTCGGCCTGAACCTGGCGACCATCAATCCGAACGAAATCCTGACCGCGATCAAGGGTGGCGCCGCGGCGACGCCGCAACCGGCGGCCATTTTGCCGACCCCGGATGTCACGGCGATTTTGCCGACGCCGACCCCCATGCCATAA
- a CDS encoding HAMP domain-containing histidine kinase → MTNRNRILVVGSVPGEMERLQGRNSELLFTEVAELPADRLEDDVAFVLLDYRYLEELDPLPVWTRRTPLVVFNAPANWKNSKPGLARDALAVFAGPLSAMDIVEIQTAIRKQRAQRNPVDNLATALSRLDSFSRRILTADSPGALKHRLPLLLTTLLTYDGLALWDYSVDELTLFVPDNWLGEQVDLVTGQVREILPRKGGRHELPPTTSRLTLKYLRHTPPAGPIRHFLSAAVGPSEGRLLIFQTGARGFTATDRRLLDLAATLVGYALRNAQLFGSLEGQSSKIIQKNRELMKASRLKSNFIANTSHELKTPLHAILGLTELLPSADSPAESAFMVERIGVNARRLLEIVNDILDYSRLDGDDLRLYIENIDLKEFAQGLVDSVVDLASVKGLNITWRIDSKKTSFRSDPEKLFRILINILNNAVKFTPSGEVNLRIDDEEDRIRFQISDTGIGIPQEEQARIFEQFHRVQGPLQQAPEGTGLGLAIAQGLTRLLGGDISVQSALGQGSTFTVSLPLTPHIVRTPDTLALPGLEGSTTT, encoded by the coding sequence ATGACGAATCGCAACCGCATTCTGGTCGTCGGGTCGGTGCCCGGAGAAATGGAACGCCTGCAGGGCAGGAACTCCGAGTTGTTGTTCACCGAAGTCGCCGAACTGCCGGCCGATCGGCTGGAAGACGACGTCGCCTTCGTCCTGCTCGATTATCGCTATCTCGAGGAACTCGATCCGCTGCCGGTCTGGACCCGCCGGACGCCGCTGGTCGTCTTCAACGCGCCGGCCAACTGGAAGAACAGCAAACCGGGCCTCGCGCGCGACGCCTTGGCGGTGTTCGCCGGTCCGCTGTCGGCAATGGATATCGTGGAAATTCAGACCGCGATCCGCAAACAGCGCGCCCAACGCAACCCGGTGGACAATCTGGCCACCGCGTTGAGCCGCCTGGACAGCTTCAGCCGCCGCATCCTGACAGCCGATTCGCCCGGCGCTTTGAAGCACCGGTTGCCGCTGCTGCTGACGACCCTGCTGACATACGATGGCCTGGCGCTTTGGGATTACTCAGTTGACGAATTGACGTTGTTCGTCCCCGACAACTGGCTCGGCGAGCAGGTCGATCTCGTCACGGGGCAGGTTCGCGAAATCCTACCGCGGAAAGGTGGCCGGCACGAATTGCCGCCAACCACCTCCCGCCTGACCCTGAAATATTTGCGCCATACGCCGCCCGCCGGACCGATCCGCCACTTTCTCTCGGCCGCGGTTGGACCGAGCGAAGGCCGGTTGCTGATCTTTCAAACCGGCGCCCGCGGCTTTACCGCCACCGACCGCCGATTGCTCGATCTGGCGGCCACGCTGGTCGGCTACGCCTTGCGCAACGCCCAATTGTTCGGGAGCCTGGAAGGACAATCGTCCAAGATCATCCAAAAAAATCGCGAATTGATGAAGGCCAGCCGGCTCAAATCCAACTTCATCGCCAACACCAGTCACGAATTGAAAACGCCGCTCCACGCGATCCTCGGCCTGACCGAGTTGCTGCCGTCGGCGGATTCGCCCGCGGAATCGGCCTTCATGGTGGAGCGGATCGGCGTCAACGCCCGCCGCCTGCTGGAAATCGTCAACGACATCCTCGATTATTCGCGCCTCGACGGCGACGATTTACGCCTGTACATCGAAAACATCGACCTGAAGGAATTCGCGCAAGGCCTGGTCGACAGCGTGGTGGATCTGGCATCGGTCAAAGGCTTGAACATCACCTGGCGGATCGACAGTAAAAAAACGTCCTTCCGCTCCGATCCCGAAAAGCTCTTCCGCATCCTGATCAACATCCTCAACAATGCGGTCAAATTCACGCCGAGCGGCGAAGTGAACCTGCGCATCGATGACGAGGAAGACCGCATCCGCTTCCAGATCAGCGACACCGGCATCGGCATTCCCCAGGAAGAACAGGCCAGAATCTTCGAACAGTTCCACCGGGTCCAAGGTCCGTTGCAACAGGCGCCGGAAGGCACCGGCCTGGGCCTGGCCATCGCGCAAGGCCTGACCCGGTTGCTGGGCGGGGACATCTCCGTCCAAAGCGCCCTGGGACAAGGCAGCACTTTTACGGTTTCCTTGCCATTGACCCCACACATCGTCCGCACGCCCGACACCCTGGCGTTGCCTGGACTGGAAGGGAGCACGACTACATGA